A region from the Lolium perenne isolate Kyuss_39 chromosome 4, Kyuss_2.0, whole genome shotgun sequence genome encodes:
- the LOC127332239 gene encoding uncharacterized protein isoform X1, with protein sequence MVSLLDSAETRRRGSRGAAARGPSCDDSCPNPDSIVQARVYEGRGSTSTTRQRQYVLLNNLNGCDGWIRPRRRGIAIPSSSPSYCPELLLPRRAAVEHIHMKMLQTSCPSVLAMHSDPGKSFRKM encoded by the exons ATGGTTTCTTTGCTGGATTCGGCCGAGACACGGAGGAGAGGGAGCCGTGGTGCTGCGGCGAGAGGGCCGAGCTGCGACGACAGCTGCCCCAACCCGGACAGCATCGTCCAGGCGCGCGTGTATGAAGGCCGAGGCTCCACTTCCACGACTCGTCAACGACAGTATGTATTGCTTAATAACCTGAAT GGCTGTGACGGCTGGATTCGGCCAAGACGCAGAGGAATTGCCATCCCAAGCTCCTCCCCAAGCTACTGTCCGGAGCTGCTGCTGCCTCGCCGAGCTGCTGTCGAGCACATCCACATGAAGATGCTGCAG ACGTCATGCCCCTCTGTACTCGCGATGCATTCTGATCCAGGGAAGAGCTTTCGGAAGATGTAA